The DNA sequence GTAGAACAAATTTTACTCATTAATATATCTATCTCTTTCCCAGAGTATTTGTCATAATGAAGGTCTCTAAGAATTTTAACAATCTTAGGGATTTCATTAGTTTCTTCAACGATAATGTAAGATATGTCCTTTATATCAAATCCGTATCTGCAATCGTCTAATTTGTCATTGTACTTTTTTTTATCTTTATTATAAGCATCAAGACTAATAGAGAATGATTTATTGTTAATTATTTCTTTTGGAGGAATTAATCTCCATTCTCGTTCATTATAAAAATTGTAGTTTCTAATTGTCTTGCCTAGTCTTTTTAAAGTGCCAGAGTAATTCTTTGCATAACTTTTGATTTGAAGAATTTCTCTTTTTTGTTTTAAAGTTAAGTTGCTATTTTTCTTTCTCCTTTCAAGAATTAAACTGTATATGCTCTCAGCAATTAAAGAATTTTTATCAATATAAAGAACTGGATTAACACCATTCTGCTTAGCCCATTCTTTTGTCAACCCAATACCATATTTCCCATATGCGTCAAAATGTTGCATAGAGTCTGATAATGGTATGTCGCAAAAAGAAATCATTGGGTGTGCAGCAAAAGAACGCCCGATTTCACCTAAATATAATCTTTCAGCACAATACTTAATCCTAAATCCATCTTTCAATATGGAAGAAAGATTTTCGAAAGAATTTGTGTAATGAATTATTGAATTTGTACTTATTGCCATTTTTTTTATAATTATTGCCAACGTTAGTATAAGAATAGTAGCCGACTGCGTGGCACTTTCCTGTCAAGTTACACGAAAGTTGAAGCGGGCTGCAACCCTTGGTTTTACAGCTATTTCGGCTATTATTTTATACATTATTATGGCTCGTTTTAATATCCATTCATAAAATTACTTTTTGTATTAGAAACCTAAATAAGAACTATCGGTAAAACGTAATTCAAATTTGCGTCTAAATGGGTTGTCATTTACCATATATGACCAAGTGGATGAGGGTTTCTTGATCCCCATTTCAGCAAGATTTACATCAACGTTTTTCAATAAATGCTCAATACCTTCTTGTAAGTCAGAGTCAATATGATAACAAATTTCCTCAAAATTTGAATCTATATATTTTTGAAATTCCCTTAAAGGATTTTGTCTGCCATATCGTAATAAATGAATCCCTTCTTTTACTTCAGAAATATAATCTATGTGCTGTGACCAATATTTATCGTATTGAAAAAGAATAATGTTTCGTGCTTTTTTAATTATTTGCGAATCAAACATAACTAAGGCACTATCACTTGTTGAGTTAAGCTTTTCGATTACAGTCGTATCGTCCAGAAATGCTTGCCTTTCATTATGAATAATATTTCTTTGTTTTTCAATCAGAGAAGAATAATCGTAATGCATTTTACTTAAATCGTTCATTTGTCCTTCAATAACACGTTGTGTATGGTCTAAATACTTTTGGGTTTTCTCAATTTTATTCTTTCTCTCGTTTTTTATTTTCTTTGGTAGTGCATCTTGAAGATTATATCTGCACATCAAATCATCGTTAAAACTGATGTAGAACTGAGAATATCCAATATCACCTTGTCGACCTGATCTTCCCCTTAATTGATTATCAATCCTTGAGCTTTCGTGTAAGTTGGTGCTAATAACATATAAGCCACCTGCTTTTACCACTTTTTCCTTATCCGAAGCATCTTTACCTCCTAAAAGAATATCCGTACCTCGTCCTGCCATATTTGTAGAAATTGTTACGGCACCAAATTTTCCGGCTTCTGAAATAATTTCAGCTTCTAATGCATCGTTTTTAGCATTAAGTATTTTACAGGGAATATCGTGCTCCTTTAGCATCGTTGCTAATTCTTCTGATTCATTAACGGTAAGTGTTCCAATTAATATGGGTTGACCTTTCTTGCATCTGTTTTGCACATCGCTTATTAAGGCTTGATATTTCTCACTTTTTGATGCAAATATTAAATTCGGTTCATCAACCCTCAAACAAGTTTTGTTTGGAGGAACAACAATAACTTCTAAATTGTATAGTTCGTAAAATTCTTCGGAAGATTCTCTGGCAGTAGCTGTCATTCCTGAAACTTTCTTATATTTTTCAAAAAAATGGGGGAAAGTAATCATAGTAAGAATTTTACCATCTGCCTGAAGTTCTACGTTTTCTTTCGCTTCAACAGCCAATTGCAAACCATCTTTCCATTTTCTATCGCTAACAATTCTGCCTGTAAATTCATCTACCAATAAAACTTTGTTATCTCTTACAATGTAGTCTACATTTCTATTTAATAAAACCTTTGCTTGCAATGAAAGATTTATTGTGCTATGCAATTCTATATTTTTATCATCGAAAAGATTATCAATTTGAAATACGCATTCTGCTTTATTTATGCCTTTTTCAGTTAAGAATACATTTCTTTTATATTCATCGGTTTCAAAATCACTTTGATGTTCCAATCCAGAAACAAATTCTGTTATGCTTCGAAAATCATACTTCGATTTTTCTACTTCTCCTGATAATACTAAAGGATTTCTTGCTTCATCAATTAGTATTGCATCTGCTTCATCAACTATGGCAAAGTGAAAAGGGCGTTGAATAATATCTTCTTTACGATATGCAATGGTTGAACTTAAATAATCAAATCCAACATTTTTTGCAGTGGCATAGGTAACATCACAATGATAGGCTTCTTTTCTTTTATTATCTGCCATATCACCAGTAATATAACCAACAGTTAATCCTAAGAAATTAAATATTGGTGACATCCATTTTGCATCTCTTTCTGCCAAATAGTCATTAAATGTCAAAACGTGAACACCTTTACCAGATAATGCATTTAAAAAAGCAGGAAATACGGCTGCTAAAGTTTTTCCTTCGCCGGTTGGCATCTCAATAATTTTTCCAAAATGAAGGGATATTGCCCCTGTCAGTTGCACATCATATGGCGTGATTTTCAGCTTTCTGATGCATGTTTCATAAACCAGCGCATATGCTTCTACCATGATAGTTGTGAGGTCGCAACCCGATTTCACTTCTGCCTTTAACTTCGTTGATAATTGCTTTAAATCATTGTCGCTATAATTGGCAATGAGCTTGCAATGAGCTTTTATTTTACTGATTAGGTGTTTTGTATTTTTGTGATTATAAATATCAATATCGTTCTTACTACCTTTTTTTAATTTGAAATAATTTTCCATTTTGAATGGTTTTAAATGAAAGCACAGATGAACATTTCGTTCATTGACGATCATCGTGAATAAATTAAGTGAATGATTAAAACCTGATTAGCTGTCGAAAACAACTAAGATAATTAGGTAATTATTTCGGGGTATTCTGTATTGTAATGTAGGTGAGAATAATAGAAAAGAAGACTTTTGTTTGTGTCAGTTGATAAGTCTATTTGCTTTTGACGTTTAAATGCCTGAAAATTTATTTGATCATGATAAGCTAAAACATGCACGTATAATGGGCTTGTAATTAACTGATGATCGATATTATTCTGAAAAAAAGTAAAATAATAAAAGGCAGGTAGTACTGAATCAGCACCTCCTATTTTAGAAACTATTTCAATTGGGTAATCCAACTTCCTAACATTTCTAATCTCCTGAATATCCAATTGACATGCAATCATGACAATTAGAGCCATAATTACAAAACCAGGAGTAGTAGATTTTATTAGGGATTTACTTTTCATTTATGTCTTTGCCTTTTTTGAAATTAATACAAACAGACCGTTTGGGTGTCAAAAAATGTGCCATAACGTTAGTATAAGAATAGTAGCCGACTGCGGGCTTCATCACTGTCAAGTTACACAAAAGTTGAAGCGGGCTACAACCCTTGAATTAGTGGTGTTTCGGCTATTATTTTTATACATTGTTAGGCTTTCGTGCTTTTATTCTTCTTTGTTTTTTTCAATTTCTTCTTTCGGTTTTTTAACACCAATTTTATCCGCAAATTCTCTTAATTCATTATTGGCTGATTCACTTTCTAACCTGCTTAAAACATTGTCTTTAAAGTCTGCCGCATCTTCATTTGCATTATTGATAATTGGTATATAAAAATCTTGATCTGATAATATTTTTGTAAAACAACTTCCATCAGAAACCAGTTTCCCAAGAATTGTTCTAGTAGTATCACTACTTTTTTCGTTAAAATTACCGTATTGTTTAAAAAAGCTTTCAAAAAAGATGAATTGTTTATTTATTATATTATTCTCCCTTATGTAATAGTCTCTTATATTTCTTATTGTTGGTGCAATATCTTTCTTTTTTGATTTCTCAATAAAATAAATCCAAATCGTCTCATCAGCTGGTATATCAATTTCTGATTCAGATATATTTTTAAGAATCTCTTTTAACGCGTTAAAAACATTTCGGGGCAGCGTATTTATTTTATTTGACTGCATAAAAATGTAAAGAGTATTAAATACATAAGAATCGTCTACACCCCATTCTTCTATGATAGTTTCTTCATCGAATGAATCAATATATTCTTTTCCTATTTTATTTATATGGTTTGTTAATTCATAACTAATTGATGTTGAATAATTATAAAATGAATAATTTGGAATAATTTCTTTTATATTATCTGTATTAATCTCATCTTTTGCATATTTACTCCATCCATTTAATTGCTTCAATAAATCTTGTTCTGATACATCAATTGCAACCTTTATTTCTTCAAATTTTGTAATAACTTTAGTAACAGTCATTGCTCGTGCGCCATAACTGTTAAAAGTCAGGTCTTTACATACTGCAGATAGTAATGGTTGTTTCCAAGTTGTAGATAGCAAAAGAAGATTGCCATAATTTTCATAGATCTCTATTCTTTTTGCAATTTCTTTTATAGTTTCTTCATCAGTAAGTGCCAAAACCGGTGTGGTGTTATCTGGCCACCCCTGTGGTGCTATTAGCTTATTATATGTATTCGCATACTTAAGTCTCATGGCTATTAAGTCATAATATCCATCAATTTCTTTTGTGACTTTTTGCAGTAAAGGATGTAGATTAATTACATTAATAATTTTGGCTAAAAGTTTTTTATTTGATATTGATTTATAAATATTAATAATTTTATAAAAGTTGTCTTTTGTTAATTTATTTTGTGTAATCAATGCTTCAATATTCTCTTTTGTAGTCTCAAAAGAATACTCGGCAATTATATAAGACAAATCAACATCATCTTCTATCACATCTAATTCCTTAGGTATTTTCACAGAAATATAATTATCCAATTCATCAGAGTCCGTTACTAGTTTATATTTTTTATAATCAGACTTTGCAATACTTATATAATCAGCAAATATTTCAGGAGGAACTGTTCTTAAATTAAGTTGTGATTGAATATTAAATTTGATTTTATTTTTCTCAACAAATTCCTCTAATTCCTTAAAAACAAGAAAATATTCGTTTCCTTTAATTTCTTTAAATTCGTTATAACTTTTTGTTAGATATTTTAATAATTTAGTTTTACTGCCTATAGATGAATTGTTTAAAAGATGCTGAAACTCTTCATTAAATGTCAATTCTTTTATTTCCAGCAAGCATTGTTTTGAAATTAGAATATCCCAAACTTTCTTAACTCTCTCTTTAATATGATTCCCATTTAATTTCAGGACATCAAGTCTAGACAATGTAGAAATGGCTTTATCAACTATTATTTCGCTATTTTGTATTACTTCTTCTAAAATTTCTATAAAATGAGAATGCTTAGATAATTCTTCAATAGGTGATGAATTTTCGCCACGAAGTGTGAGTTCCAAATCACGAACTAATAATACTTGTGATGCTTTTTCAACAGGAACGTTGAAAGTTAGTGCTGAAATGTAATTTTGTAATTGATTGTCCTCTGTAAAAAGGTCTTTTGCTTGTCCCAAATAATCATTGTTAAGAATATATTTTTGTGGAGATTCTAATATAATTTCTTTCTTTAAACAAAAGATTGCGATGTATCTCAATGGAATATCATCATTCCAAATCTTTTTTAAAGTCACAAGTTCATTTATAAATATTATTATGTCTCGTGGAGTAAATTTATTCTTTAATCTGTCAAATATTGATAAGATAGTCGGAAATTCTTTATCTTCTTTAACTCCAAAAGCTTCTCCAAATTTCTTACTGAAAAAATCTTTCCAATCAGTTAATACGGGTGGTGTAACACGGTAGATGATGGAAAATGTCTTGTTTATAAATTCATTGGCTGGATTATCTTTTTTGTCGAATGCTTGTTGTAGATGTTTTCTATCGAAAGGTATTAGCACATCTATCTTATCATATTCTTCTTCTGCGAAGAATGTATGTATAGATGACCATAATTCTTTGACGTTTTCAGGTGGGAGTCTATCCATATTATCATAGACTATTATCAAGTCAATATTGGAAAGCCCTTTTGAAATTGATTTAATCCATTCCTTAAATTCTTTTACTGATGGGTCCAAATCAGAAAATATTTCATATGTGGTGCTTTCCAATTCTTTCCCTTTGAAAACAAAGAACAATTCTGAGATATTAACCCATTTTTTGTTCTTAGCAGAAGCCCATAAATACGCTATTATGGAAAGAATAATAGGGGAAATTGGAAGGAGAATTTTTTTCCACCAAATAGTGTTCTTATCAAAAATACTGTCGGCTACAATTGTAAATATTGGCGTCAATATTAAAACTAAACCGATAATAATTATTCCAATACTAAGTTTGGGTATAGTTTTTTTATTAGTCTCTCTTTTTCTAGCAAGAAGAAATTTAATTTTTTCTTTCCAGGTAATCTTTTCATCATTTCCAGCTAAGTCTTGATGAATAGTTTTTTCTGATAGGATTTTTTTCTGGATTAACTCTTCTGTAAGCTCTTCTAAAAAGGCTCTCCTTTGAGAATCTTCTTGGTGACCCCATGCGTCGTAAACATAAATATGGTGTGTTTCTTTTAATTGTGTTCTTAGTAATTCAATAATATTTGATTTACCAGAGCCCCATTCGCCTTCAATACCGATTACTCTAAGTGAATTATTTTTGTCTTTTATATGTTCAGCAATACTTTTTGATATTCGTTCATGAGATTTTCCTTCAAATTGATCTTCCCCTATAGGTTTGTTATCAATGTATCTTGGGTAAATTTTGTCTTCCATAATAATTATCTTTTGTAGTGTTGCATGAAGCCTAACGTTTGGATAAAAACAATTGAGTTTATTCCTTTTATGTGTGGTTTTATATCATATAAATTGCGGTTGTAGGCAAACGGCAATAAAGCGATGGGTTCATTACTGTGAACATTGGGATGAAGTGTTATGGTGGGTTTATGGGGCACCGGCGTTTTCTGTTTATATTCAGTTTACTAAGCTAAAAATTATTGTTGAGTAAAACAAATTGTGAGTGGTTGTTGGTTGTTGGTTGTTGGTTGTTCCGATTTCATCAGGGGTGATTCATATTCAACCCTACG is a window from the Patescibacteria group bacterium genome containing:
- a CDS encoding P-loop NTPase fold protein, producing the protein MEDKIYPRYIDNKPIGEDQFEGKSHERISKSIAEHIKDKNNSLRVIGIEGEWGSGKSNIIELLRTQLKETHHIYVYDAWGHQEDSQRRAFLEELTEELIQKKILSEKTIHQDLAGNDEKITWKEKIKFLLARKRETNKKTIPKLSIGIIIIGLVLILTPIFTIVADSIFDKNTIWWKKILLPISPIILSIIAYLWASAKNKKWVNISELFFVFKGKELESTTYEIFSDLDPSVKEFKEWIKSISKGLSNIDLIIVYDNMDRLPPENVKELWSSIHTFFAEEEYDKIDVLIPFDRKHLQQAFDKKDNPANEFINKTFSIIYRVTPPVLTDWKDFFSKKFGEAFGVKEDKEFPTILSIFDRLKNKFTPRDIIIFINELVTLKKIWNDDIPLRYIAIFCLKKEIILESPQKYILNNDYLGQAKDLFTEDNQLQNYISALTFNVPVEKASQVLLVRDLELTLRGENSSPIEELSKHSHFIEILEEVIQNSEIIVDKAISTLSRLDVLKLNGNHIKERVKKVWDILISKQCLLEIKELTFNEEFQHLLNNSSIGSKTKLLKYLTKSYNEFKEIKGNEYFLVFKELEEFVEKNKIKFNIQSQLNLRTVPPEIFADYISIAKSDYKKYKLVTDSDELDNYISVKIPKELDVIEDDVDLSYIIAEYSFETTKENIEALITQNKLTKDNFYKIINIYKSISNKKLLAKIINVINLHPLLQKVTKEIDGYYDLIAMRLKYANTYNKLIAPQGWPDNTTPVLALTDEETIKEIAKRIEIYENYGNLLLLSTTWKQPLLSAVCKDLTFNSYGARAMTVTKVITKFEEIKVAIDVSEQDLLKQLNGWSKYAKDEINTDNIKEIIPNYSFYNYSTSISYELTNHINKIGKEYIDSFDEETIIEEWGVDDSYVFNTLYIFMQSNKINTLPRNVFNALKEILKNISESEIDIPADETIWIYFIEKSKKKDIAPTIRNIRDYYIRENNIINKQFIFFESFFKQYGNFNEKSSDTTRTILGKLVSDGSCFTKILSDQDFYIPIINNANEDAADFKDNVLSRLESESANNELREFADKIGVKKPKEEIEKNKEE
- a CDS encoding abortive infection system antitoxin AbiGi family protein, producing MAISTNSIIHYTNSFENLSSILKDGFRIKYCAERLYLGEIGRSFAAHPMISFCDIPLSDSMQHFDAYGKYGIGLTKEWAKQNGVNPVLYIDKNSLIAESIYSLILERRKKNSNLTLKQKREILQIKSYAKNYSGTLKRLGKTIRNYNFYNEREWRLIPPKEIINNKSFSISLDAYNKDKKKYNDKLDDCRYGFDIKDISYIIVEETNEIPKIVKILRDLHYDKYSGKEIDILMSKICSTEQIKSDY
- the secA2 gene encoding accessory Sec system translocase SecA2: MENYFKLKKGSKNDIDIYNHKNTKHLISKIKAHCKLIANYSDNDLKQLSTKLKAEVKSGCDLTTIMVEAYALVYETCIRKLKITPYDVQLTGAISLHFGKIIEMPTGEGKTLAAVFPAFLNALSGKGVHVLTFNDYLAERDAKWMSPIFNFLGLTVGYITGDMADNKRKEAYHCDVTYATAKNVGFDYLSSTIAYRKEDIIQRPFHFAIVDEADAILIDEARNPLVLSGEVEKSKYDFRSITEFVSGLEHQSDFETDEYKRNVFLTEKGINKAECVFQIDNLFDDKNIELHSTINLSLQAKVLLNRNVDYIVRDNKVLLVDEFTGRIVSDRKWKDGLQLAVEAKENVELQADGKILTMITFPHFFEKYKKVSGMTATARESSEEFYELYNLEVIVVPPNKTCLRVDEPNLIFASKSEKYQALISDVQNRCKKGQPILIGTLTVNESEELATMLKEHDIPCKILNAKNDALEAEIISEAGKFGAVTISTNMAGRGTDILLGGKDASDKEKVVKAGGLYVISTNLHESSRIDNQLRGRSGRQGDIGYSQFYISFNDDLMCRYNLQDALPKKIKNERKNKIEKTQKYLDHTQRVIEGQMNDLSKMHYDYSSLIEKQRNIIHNERQAFLDDTTVIEKLNSTSDSALVMFDSQIIKKARNIILFQYDKYWSQHIDYISEVKEGIHLLRYGRQNPLREFQKYIDSNFEEICYHIDSDLQEGIEHLLKNVDVNLAEMGIKKPSSTWSYMVNDNPFRRKFELRFTDSSYLGF